In a genomic window of Epinephelus fuscoguttatus linkage group LG23, E.fuscoguttatus.final_Chr_v1:
- the LOC125883961 gene encoding butyrophilin subfamily 3 member A2-like, which produces MMHLKRLSKSGLTALSVSVFYHTAVLLLLTHCCGAQLQVVGPLQPVIVTLGEDIILPCRLEPAVDAAGMTFEWARPDLNPRFVHVWHEHQNLHVNQHPSYKGRTSVSVNQLKQGDVSLKLSKVKLSDSGTYRCYFPDLDKDSTAQLVVGTASQAVISLAGIDKASRGVVLQCESAGWHPEPEVLWLDGEGKLLSAGPTETVRGPDDLYTVSSRVTVEKRHSNSFTCRVQQRNINQTTETHIQVPDDLFVAPCSSAACISISLVACFICVAAVGFAAWKWRQNKIKTSPGEAQRLMAEEEHKNMVDALMKQMEGLKEQRDKLNSQKTKMEELVEDSETKLQSVERDLREKGEDKGFISSPGFIKLKEIISQNKQSLNDRLMELETLVLDTEKLLLMTEGVIVRTTEKKRESENHTDKT; this is translated from the exons ATGATGCACCTGAAGAGGCTGTCTAAATCTGGGCTGACGGCTCTCAGTGTTTCAGTTTTCTATCACACCGCTGTCCTTCTACTCCTGACGCACTGCTGTGGAG CTCAGCTTCAGGTAGTCGGACCACTCCAGCCAGTAATCGTGACGCTCGGCGAGGACATCATTTTGCCATGCCGTCTGGAACCAGCTGTTGATGCTGCTGGTATGACGTTTGAGTGGGCGAGACCTGATTTGAACCCCAGATTTGTCCATGTGTGGCACGAACATCAAAACCTTCATGTTAACCAACATCCATCCTACAAAGGAAGAACATCAGTGTCTGTTAACCAACTGAAGCAGGGAGACGTTTCACTGAAACTTTCCAAAGTCAAACTCTCTGACAGCGGAACATACAGGTGTTACTTTCCAGATTTGGATAAAGACTCAACTGCTCAGCTTGTTGTTG GGACTGCTTCCCAGGCTGTCATCAGTTTAGCAGGGATTGATAAAGCCAGCAGAGGAGTAGTGTTACAGTGTGAGTCTGCAGGCTGGCATCCAGAGCCTGAGGTGTTGTGGCTGGACGGTGAGGGAAAGCTCCTCTCTGCTGGACctacagagacagtcagaggtcCTGATGACCTCTATACTGtcagcagcagagtgactgtggagaagagacacagcaacagcttcaCCTGTAGAGTCCAACAGAGGAACATCAAccagaccacagagacacacatccaGGTTCCAG ACGATCTCTTTGTGGCCCCGTGTAGTTCTGCAGCCTGTATCAGCATCAGCTTGGTTGCTTGCTTCATTTGTGTTGCTGCAGTTGGTTTTGCTGCATGGAAatggagacaaaacaaaatca AAACCTCACCAGGAGAAGCACAGCGGCTCATGGCAGAGGaagaacataaaaacatggtGGATGCACTGATGAAACAGATGGAGGGACTGAAGGAGCAGAGAGATAAACTGAATAGTCAAAAGACAAAGATGGAGGAACTGGTGGAGGACAGTGAGACGAAGCTTCAGTCAGTGGAGAGAGATTTAAGAGAGAAGGGTGAAGATAAAGGATTCATCAGTTCACCAGGATTCATAAAGCTCAAAGAAATAATCTCTCAGAACAAACAGAGCCTGAATGACAGACTGATGGAACTTGAGACACTGGTGCTGGACACAGAGAAACTGCTGCTGATGACAGAAGGTGTGATTGTTAGAACAACAGAAAAGAAGAGGGAGTCAGAGAACCACACGGACAAAACATAA